ttttgcacttataaaaatgcacaaacgatttttcattttcatttttcttaaaacttaTTAGTGTGGCCCGCCAGCCTTTGAACTGTCCGCTTCTATTTTTTGCAACTTCCCAAGCTTTCCTTTGCCTTTTTTTATAATGATGGTCAGGcctttgttatttatttgttatgcATTTGGCCCGCAACTTTGTCCTGCACTGCGTATACGTTATGTGGGAAGGTAGGGGTGGCGACTCCTTCttcattacgtatacgccgcaTTGTCGCAGTCTGCAATTGGCAGCGCCTACAAGTCTGCGGTGCCGTATTTACTGCTGCTGCAGTGTCCAACACTTAACAAATTTTCCTTCTTATaagtgtattttttaaaggacTTGATAAAatgtttctattttaaaagttgaatTGTTTTTTGAGATGGTTTAATCAAAAAAGGCTCATTTATAAGCTTTTAATCATAACTTAAtaatagttaaatttaatagtttgtttaatttttaaaaggaatgcagtacacaaaatatgcaaatatataattaaactgcgcttaacatttcaattttcgttttaaaaaatattgaatatagTAATCTATTAGTAATAttagtaatttattttcctctcCCTCAACTGGAAGAGTATTACAGTATTCCCTATCATCATTTTCCCAACtctttttccaatttttcccttTTCTCCTTCAACATCCGCCCTTTCCTGTGGGCCTTTTTCCCATTCCCTGGAACCCAAACGCCAcgaacataaacataaacaaacgCAGCCAGAAGTCGACGGTTTCTTGGCCGGGTGCTGCCAAGATTTTTGGCATCATCGTTGGCAACGCATCCTGTGGAATGCGCATCGCGTGTCGGACGCGTGGATTGGGGCATTGGCAAACGCTTTTCCTTCGGCGGGGTGGCCCCTCTAACTTGGCACTCtcattatgattttaattgcTGACGCACATTTTTGACGAGTTGCCCAGTTCGTCGCTACGTCACCGATTGTTGTTGAATTGGCCAAAGAATTCTTGGCCAGACACCAGCCAGCAGTTGCCAACAGGTGTCCAATTATCATTATGATTGTGTTTATCACCcaccgacacacacacacacacacacacacacacacgaataaaacaaaataatgacGTTTGATTGGCCTTCAGCAAGGCCGTTTGTCGTTGGCCAAATGTCAACGTCTTGTAAAATTTATTGGCCAATAttcaaccaatttttttttctcagttcatcgctttttttttttggtttttggcagCCAGTTAATATTTGCAGCCTGCCAATTTCTCGATTACGATTTTCTATTTATCTTTTCGCATTTTcgagtgtttgtttttattgtctcTGCTGTTTTGATTGACTTTCAGTTTTCATCTGATTTCAGAGCGATGTCAACGCCTCTTTAGAAGAAGGTGGTCTGGTTTTTTTCAGATTAACACTtcagttaataaaaataagcaaagcATGTGCAGCCATTTTTCCTAGACATATACACAAAAAATGCATAACAATTTGGCATTCTTTCACTTTGATAATGTTCTCAGTCGGAAATgagtttatttgaaaaataaatacgattttttaaatacaaagctgtgtttaaaataatcattCTATGAGTATTAGAAATGACAAAAAAAGAACGGCTTaccataatttatatattgctTTTAAGCAACGCAagtgaataaaataatttttaataatgtcaTAATCAAGAGGGTACTGgttcaaaaagttaaaatgaTTGCACAACAGCCTTCCTTTCTTACCCCCAAATTAACCCAATTAAAAACCTGCACATTCGGCAAATAAACTGCAGGCTAACTGCATCTCAAGGTTCATTTGTTTACCATAAAACACACACGCCGACGagcaaattaagaaaattctAATTAAAGCTAAGAAAAACTAACACTAATTACAATTTGTGCCGTCGCCCTATAGAAACAGGCGAAAACACAGACAGATGGAacccgaaaaaaaatacatttcgaTGAAGCAACTGAAATAGATTAAAACGAAATATACAACCAGATGCATCTGTGTCCGTGGCCGAATCtgaatctgtatctgtatctctgcCAGTACAAAAGTATTAGTTGTGTCCACAAAAATAGAAGCTGCGGCGACGCTTTCAACGCGTCTTTGCCCGCGTCAATTGCGCGTCATCGCAACTCAAAGATCCAAGAACACATAGAGAGCCAGTCTGAATACTATTTATATGTGGTATATAACACAGTCGTTGGAACCCCCTTCCGCctcctttttatttatttctttttgggGCGGTACATAAGGGCAGGCGACAGTTCTGCGCAATTTTCTCGGGCTTTTCTCTTTCGGTCTTGACGTTTTTATCGCTTTTCTGCGCCTTTCGCCTTCGGCTTCGATCTTCGCCGGCCCGTCCGTCAAGTGTGTCCGAAAATAGCAAGGTAAATGAAAAACACAACACGGCAAAAcgaggcaaaaaaaaaaaaaaaagaatcaacGTTTAAGCAACCAAAATGCCGAATTTCGAATTTCTGGCttctagaaaaaataaatacgcgATTTTCTCCCTCTGAAAAtcattgaaaaacagcaagaatatataaagatCAGAAACAACAAGAACACCCAGAAATAAGAAACATATAAGACTGCGAAATTTGCTTAAAACGTCAAAGACTTTTTAGTCCCATAATTCACATagaaattttctttattaattcgTTCCGCCTGCTTTCTTTAATCAAGATTTTTCTCAAGAGGCACAGTATTTAtcattaaaaagtatattatttttgtaggTTTCCCAGAATTTTATAGTCATTCTTCTAGTCAGAcgtttgtaaaatttaaattaaaataaaaaactaagttataaagttataaatgGGTTCTAAGATTAAGCTTAGTACATATATACGAACAAATATGATGAGATCATTGAAATGCCTTTTACATACCTtgagaaatattatttaaatgttctaTATTagaagtttaatttttaattactctaaatatttaaagtccatttcattttgttttgtttttcttttattggttttctctaaattatgaaataaaaagttaGATGCACTAAGtgattttacaatttgttttatttttaaaagttcgcGATATTCAACGCTTATATAAGACCACATCAAAGCCATCACTCATTCGACACTTTCAGAATTTCCGCCCATGTCCAAGAGTGAATAATGGATGGGGAAGGCATACTCGCATAAGTAAAAATAACCGCAAAGGTTATTAATCATAATTTGCCAATGATTGTCGAGTTTGAGCTCATAAATTGACCAGGCATCTGTGTCGCAAGCAATTAAAAGCAAGTGTTACCGCCAGCATCCTTTCGGTTTGATTTTGTCTAAGGGAATATTTCTGGACTTTCCTTGGCCATAATTCACATTCAAGTAATTTAAACAAGTGCGTGTGAAATTACAGGCAAAAGACTggaatgaattttatttgggGCTAGCCGCAATTGGCAGCTGTTCAATAACACAGTTCCTGACCTAAGCCAATGGGAAAACTCTCCCGAAGTCGTTCAGCCGGGATAAAAATAATGAGGGTGCTGAGATAGACACTCATTCCGGCAAACGATCGGAGCAGACGGCGTGTCTGCCGCTCGTCTTGGAAACTTATTGGCAAAACTCCATGATCATAAATTATGTCGGCTTCATTTGTTTACGCATCGGCCGGCAGGTGGCGCTTTAATTACATGACAGCATCGGCATGGGGGATTCCCCCGCAGCAGAATCTCATCGAGCCGCTTGCCAAGATTCTGCATTACGCAATAAAGTTCATTGCCATCCCGCCCGTCTTTCAGatgctttctttctttcccATCATTTTTCCCAccagtttttcttttttcaattttttttttttggaagcgAGCGTGAGAAAAATTCTAGGCAAGATTTTGGCAAGCTACCATCTTGGCAGAGGCCCATTACCCATTCCACTGCTGAGCAGCACCATTAACACACCACCACGGTGGCACAGTGGCCCAGGTCTAGAAAAATTCGAGATAAGAATAGATAGGCGGAATAAAAAGGGTTTGGGAAGCCGGAATCAAAATGAGATGTTAAAAAGCGATATTTACATTAATGAAAGtcttgtaaataataatatcttTGAAAATTCCATCAGATGGATCAGAATTGGCCAACCAGTGGCTGTGAacccaacaaccaacaacccaaaacccaacaaaaccctttttattttatcactATAACAGTATTGTAGAgttaccaaaacaaaaaaaaacattttaaatattttaaatctagttattagataaaaaaaaaattttttaaaatataagttgTTTCATGGCGATAAAACGCTGATATCTAGCGAATTAAGAATTCAATAgtcttttattgaaaatagcAATGCTTAAAGTTACAAACGAATAGTTTAAAAACTTACCTCAGTAAAACACattatgttaataataatgtaagaGAAAGAATCCATTTTTGGCAATTGCAACTTATCTAACTCGTCGGTAAATTCCCAAAAATTTTTCTAGACAAAATCTTAATCTCTTTCCATTCAAAAAGTTATTAGGTAACCGTCTTTTGGCAGCAAAAACTAATGTAACTCCCTTTCCACCACTCTCGTTGCAGCAGCTGAAGGCCCAAAGGAAGCCTCGTTGGCCAATTGAGGAGGAGAGACCCAGAAAGTCGAGCCGATTTTCCGCTGCAACCGCCGAAGGTCTGACCAACCAATGGCAACGCACGGCGGCGACGAAGCCCGGCCGAAAGGGGGAGACCCCGGGAAATGGGGGGGAAACTAGCTGCCCTGCAATGCATTTCTTTTGGCAACGTGTCAAGCGgcccctcacacacacactcacacacagcAAACAGCAAGGATACTCTGCCCCGCTCACATGCGCATCGAGTGGTATACGTAATATATCAAGTATACGCCTGTTGGCCGGGCAAACagtccccagtgtgtgtgtgtgtgtgcgtgtctgTGAGTGGGCAAAACGGAGTGCTGCCAACTGCATTGCCGGGCCGCCACCGACTTCAACCCCCGACCCGAGGACACCACCCTCCTCCCAGCCAGAAGGCCAACGACGAGTCCTTTGCAAGCAGCGCATTGGCTGCAGGACGACCGGCGACAGGACGACCAATCACCAATCACATCGGGGCTTGTGCGCACTATCCCGGCCGTACGAAGGACGAAAGGCACGGCATCCAGGACCTCAGCCGGAGACCCCAGGCCGATTGCCACTCTTAGTAGACATTATGCCACCAGTCTCCTATATACTTTAGTTCTCTAGTCATAAGTCACATGCCCAAGCCATCGCCCCCGGAATAACAACCAAGCCGGGGCATGACACATTAGTCTAACGATAGAGTTCTTAGTTTCAAGCAGAAGCTAGACGAAGATGATTTCAAGAATGCATAAGAgaaaaaggaataaaaacTGTAAAGCTTCAGAGCGGCACAACAAAAGCGTtcgttgttttaatttcaacaatgaaattattttccatttacaGATTGCTAGAGATTACTTCTGGAGTTATTATAAAAAGCCAtctattaatttttacttttcttaGAATACTGGCACACCGAcagtttacaaattataatttcaaaatttattttactgctTATCTTTGAGAAATTCTGCTATGAATGGCTTAGCATTGAAGTAGTCAAGAAGTTTTATAACTTTCTAAAGCCAAGAATACCGTATCCAAAAAATATCTCCACTTGCTTTCAAACGTCCTTCGAGTGGAGGACATTCCGGGAACTCTCATTGCGCCACCTCAAGTGCTTGATAATTAGATAGCTTTGGACAAGGAAGATGGCTACATTGGCGCCCAGATAATTGTAGTTCTTTGGTGTTATAACCACTGCGTAGCGGGTCCAAATTAAACACGTTATTGCCAAGGAGCCAGACTGGTTGAGCGAGATGGCCGAAGCTGGACGATTGACCGTATCGCTGAGTCCTGCCACTGCTAGGgtctaaaaatattcaaacgtTTTGTTTGTTGGCCAAATATTATGGctatgttgatttttttttaatatttgaaacaTTAGCTTTTAAAAACGGAAGTACCaacaaaagtcaaaaaatgttaaatgttgaATTTACGAACATGACTCAATCATGATACATTTTATAGCATCTCTTACCCATTTAAACGCCGgcgcccaaaaaaaaaccgtgcGGGGacctataaaaaaatattctattattcaaaaaatgttgtattaaTAACTTACCTACTGGAGACTGCCAAACGGGCTGTAATACATTTGGGACTACCCTATCTACTGCACTAATTATGCCATTATACAACTTCGACAAAGCTCCAGGCCCTTTaggcatttttttaaaaagcaagaatttaaaaaaaaggctaaaaaatatgaaaattttaaggTGAAAGGAAAATCTTGGTGAACTCagagaataatattttgaaacgGCCATGCcttaaaattgcaatatatttttacatttggTAAGCGTTTAAGCGTTTAAGcggaaataaattacaaaataaattacaaaatttaaagcaaaattaggggcacacatttatttaaaaacatgaaattgttgaataagtttttatttaaacatgcgCGCTTTCTAGAGACGACAGCAGACTATCGATATATCGATAGCAGCGATAACGACTTCCAAAAGTATGGTCACCTTATTATAGAAACAGCTgtttgctaaaataaaaacaaatttgtaagcAAATTGGTTCTGtcgaataataaataataatcacaATGGATCGGTATAAAAGGGAACGTTCACCATATAGGCAGAGAAGAAGGGAACGTTTACCATATAGAGAAAGAAGAAAAGAACGCTCACCGCACAGGGAGAATAGAAAAGAAAGAAGCCATGTCCTGACATACAAGCAACTGCAGAAAATGCCGCTAAATCTGCGTAAGAAAGCGGTACGAGAAGCCCGAAATCGCCAAGAGAAAATCCAGGGAAAACGTAAGGAGCGCAAAAGGAATCCCCAGGATGTTCCCACTGCCCGTCGTCTGCGCAACGACTTCGATCGATCCGAGCACAATGCAATGCTCGCCAGCACTGCCCAGGAACTGCGTAGAATTCTGCAGGATTTTGAGACACTCGCGGACATTCCCCACGACATAACACCCACGGAGCTTCGTGGGGAGGTAAGAGGATCCCACGATAAAGTCGTTTGAATATAGACGTAAATATATAAGATCTACAGGTTAGAAAATTAtccaatattaatttttaaaatgtacttaTGATGATGCTATAGATCGCATATTGTGTAGATAGAAATCAGACAGAAGATCCAACAAGGAAGTCATTTAATCCGTCATTATCTTAAGTTTTCaaacttttcttaaataaGTGATATTTTGTTTGACATTTCCTTAAAACATTATACAAACATTCCTCATAAGTTTATATATCATACAACTATAATTTCGTTAATgcaattttggtttttttaagtttaacaaCTTTTCTTGTCCGTCTCTTTTCTTTTAACAGTAAACTCTCCCATAATTAGAATaagcaaatataatttttaaaattgtattgctCCTTGCCTTAAGATTAATAGTACAACTtcatcattttaatttgtttttttgtttatctatACTGGGGAAATTAAATCTCAAATCAAAGAATTGCGAAGTTATTAGTCCAAACACAGAAATTCCGGATTCATTAAATGCCTCCGCTTTCCATCAATCATCCCTCAAATGGATTGAAATTGTATTATGATCAAAGACTGCTTTCTGATTGCGCCATCGCAGGTGCTCTATAACTAGGTAGCCTTGGATGAGAAATATGGCTATATTGACGGACATAAGACTGTAGTTCTTGGGTGTTATAACCATTGAGTATCGGGACCAAATCAAACACGTAGTTGCCAAGGAGGCGCACTGATTAAGAGAGATTGTCGAAGCAGGACGATTTATCGTGTCGCTCAGGCCTGCCAATACCAGGCTCTGAAAATAAGAAgtattaccaaaaaatgttatttgaaGAAATCAGCAACcgaacatttttgtatttttttggacattctgtttaaaaagaaattgcaGAATTCAATGTTCAGattgagtttttaaataagaaatatctTACCCATTTAAACATCGGCGCCCAAAAGAAAACAGTACGGggacctaaaaaaaacattgcaatAATTTAAGGAATTGGGAAATAACATCTCACCTGCTGGCGACTGCCAAAATGGCTGCATTGCAGTTGGAACAATTTTATCTGCTGCACTAATGGTGGCATTATACAACTTCGACAAAGGTCCTGTCCGTttaggcattttttttttagaaaacaaagAATTTTGATTAACAAGTCAAAAGGTTTTGAAGAAAGGAACAAATTTTAAGGTGAAAGACAAGCCCTGGTGAACTCAGAGAATAGTATTTTGAAATGGGATAGGCTTTttatatgaacaaaaaaatgtattatttcaACGCAAAGTGGGCTCactaatttactttaaatgcGGTTAATAATGTAAAgacataacaaaaaaatgtaaaaaaaaatattctcttGGATACTTTAACTATTAATTTGGCATCTTAAtaattcaacaaaaatgttCCTCTACGTTATTCAAAGCATCTTAATCTGCATAATAAGAGCTTGACTGCAAAATTTGATTACTTTTTAGGTTCTCTAAGATTGGAGTGCTAATGCTGATTGACAAAACTAGACCAAACCACATAACCATTTACGCCTCCAATCCCCCAGTACCGGTTGCAATTAGCACATTGAGGTGTTCGTTCTTGCAGTGCTTTCGTCACCGATATTGGCCACTGACTACTGACCTACTGACAAACACACAGAGTGCTAATTAATGGACATTTATTATGAAGAACTCAGTTGCCCTTACGCGGTTTCATTGCATACTGGCTGTACtgaagtatatattttataatttcagatAGCCATCGCCGAGGGAAAGGCCACAACGATCCATGTGCAGCGAGATGGACTCAGCACCCTCAATGTGGTGGTGGGTATATTCCATTGGTTACTTGCTCTCAGAGggcaataatttaataagtcCACAGGAAAAGTGGGTCAGCGTTTATATGCGAGCCttcattttagtttttccTAAGCCTGTTTTCTACTTATTCTAGAGAACATActtaataaaatgttcaatacatattaaatttcaGGACTTCAATGCGTACAATTCCATTTTCCTAGCCCTTTTTAAGGCAACTAATTTCGAAAGAGAAgtaaagataaaaatatattacttaAACTAGTGAATAAATTAAGTCTGTAACAACTTCTCGGTTAATGTAAAAGtatccatttatttattaaaattgttacatTTTCTGTTATTTTCAAAGGAGgacttacttaaaatatagttaaatctttaaaattcttCAATACGTATTGTGTCAACAATGAAATATTCTTTCGTCAGAACAGCAAACTAAATagtaaatacttaaaatggTTTCGTTTAATGTGTAGATAAtcgtttatttattcaaattttttaaacttgtttttttattttttagagaCAGCTTACTTAAAATCTCTTGAAGTGGCACCGAGTTTAAGAGATTTCTGTGACTCTTATCCTTGTAGCTGTGTTAGAATTAAGCTTAAAGACCTTGCTCTTATAGTTCTCTGACCAACTAAATATCGTTTGCTTTCTTGCAGCTCCACCAGCGCGAGCCGACGATCGCACAGCTGAAGAGGGCAATTGCTTTGATCTCGCGCGCCCAACACAAGCGCAGCCAACGCGAGCGGTACGAAGAGCGTCTTCGGCGTCGGGGAATCGCCGCCGACGACGACTCCGACGATCGACAACCAGTTGTGGTGGCGGTGGCCAGCTCCACCGGCGAGTTAGTTCACTCCGCTCAGCGCAACGGGCATGATCATCGCGCGTTCGTCTCGTGGCGATTTCTATGGCGCTGTTTTGGACTGCTAAACGTGGATACCAATCAGCCGATCGACGACCGACGCTCCGGCGGCAGGGCCACCTTGAAGGAGCTGGGCATTGAGAACGCCGCCACCCTGAAGTTTGTCCACCGCGTCAAGTATTTCGGGCGTCAGCGACAGCGTTGAAGTGAACCAAAAAACCAATGATAGTGTCTTTAACAATCGTCAAACATTCGATTCGAAAGTCGGGCAGCAAATCGCGGTCAATATGGATCAACTGGTTTGGCTTTCATTTTGCATTTCACTTGGATTATTGCTCCTGGGTAGTTTCACCGCCGGCCTCCCGTTCGAGGatggcaacaataacaacgtCAAGATCACCCGCCGCAGCTTGGAGCTGACCCAAACCATCAACATTCAGCGGCAGGAGTACATGCAGCGGCAATGCGAACTTCTGGGGGAGCACACCCAAACGCTGGAGGATCTCAGCGAGCTGCAGATGGACCACATGATCGTGGACAGGGAGCACAAGCTGCTCTACTGCTATGTGCCCAAGGTACGGGTGAATCAGCGGGACAGggaaatatttcaaatgcTGGCTCGGCAAATTAAAGACCGAGACAGGTATATTTTCGTATAAATCGGCCCATTCAGCATTGCATTTTGATTAGTGCTTGTTTCGGAATAAATTTGCTGttccttattatttttaaaagaattaggCAAGTTGTTAAACTAATAAGACTTCGATTGCTTCAATCAGCTTCCTTCttattaaatctttaattCTAATATTCAAACATCAGTAACCGAAAGCTAATTCTCTGCTGTTATATTTTCTTTGCGGTTGCCATGTGctttccaataaaaaaaagaaaaagaaatcaaagtcACATCAGTCAAAAATCGGCATCTGTGCCTCGGTTTTGGATCGGCCTGTGCTTTGTTTATagaaacttgttttttttttctttgccgcACGTTTTCTTATGGCATTTGAAGCACATGCTAGGCTTCTGTTAATCTTTCGGCTTGTGGCATGGTCGGGAATGACATCTAATGGAATGTTTATTTGGCCCACAATTTGAATCAAAAGTAGTGAGATACCAATGCAGACAGTCCTCGAAATAATCAGATTTAGCGCGACTTACTTGAGTAGATTTATAAAGGGGTTTCATTGCGAGTGCATTTGATTGCTAAGCCTGCGCCACTTCTGGCTTATCGAAAGGGGAGTCAATTGTCGTGTCAGATTTATATATGTGCATACAATATTGTGCTGATTTCACGCGATTTAACGATCAATTACAGTGGCAACAATTCCACTGCGAGTTGCAATGCCTCTGCCAAATGGCCGGCAATTATAGGccacttattttaaaagtcgttgccaattgatttgcatttgccaGTCATTTTTTAGGTTCACAAGTCAAAGGCCAATGTCTTAGGCCATCTGCGTTTGATTTCTATCTCTTTAGTTGACTTCAATTGATAAGCgtaattaataaacatatt
This genomic stretch from Drosophila gunungcola strain Sukarami unplaced genomic scaffold, Dgunungcola_SK_2 000001F, whole genome shotgun sequence harbors:
- the LOC128261984 gene encoding uncharacterized protein LOC128261984, whose product is MPKGPGALSKLYNGIISAVDRVVPNVLQPVWQSPVGPRTVFFWAPAFKWTLAVAGLSDTVNRPASAISLNQSGSLAITCLIWTRYAVVITPKNYNYLGANVAIFLVQSYLIIKHLRWRNESSRNVLHSKDV
- the LOC128261979 gene encoding uncharacterized protein LOC128261979, which translates into the protein MDRYKRERSPYRQRRRERLPYRERRKERSPHRENRKERSHVLTYKQLQKMPLNLRKKAVREARNRQEKIQGKRKERKRNPQDVPTARRLRNDFDRSEHNAMLASTAQELRRILQDFETLADIPHDITPTELRGEIAIAEGKATTIHVQRDGLSTLNVVLHQREPTIAQLKRAIALISRAQHKRSQRERYEERLRRRGIAADDDSDDRQPVVVAVASSTGELVHSAQRNGHDHRAFVSWRFLWRCFGLLNVDTNQPIDDRRSGGRATLKELGIENAATLKFVHRVKYFGRQRQR
- the LOC128261983 gene encoding mitochondrial pyruvate carrier 2, which gives rise to MPKRTGPLSKLYNATISAADKIVPTAMQPFWQSPAGPRTVFFWAPMFKWSLVLAGLSDTINRPASTISLNQCASLATTCLIWSRYSMVITPKNYSLMSVNIAIFLIQGYLVIEHLRWRNQKAVFDHNTISIHLRDD